A genomic segment from Luteibacter aegosomatis encodes:
- a CDS encoding AsmA family protein: protein MRRGRKILAWVLGIIVLLIVALILFIAFFDWNRLKPTINAKVSEAIGRPFAIQGDITAHWAREPGQGGFAGWIPWPHFTARDIVVTNPSWAKNNRFATLKTIDFRLSPFPLIAHRIVIPEIRLGEPAIDLERVKNGDNTWTFKLPESTGPSEWALELNAIAFDKGHIDFADAQNQIAMGIDVTPLGKGIPFDEIMKQQEKDSRAQANKTTGASAKTMARSDADEKDRQDGTKKKQVYYFAWDAKGTYKKSTVSAKARTGGVFALRDADRPFPVQADARFGDTHIAFVGTLTDPMNLGALDIRLWFSGTSMSHLYDLTGVTLPDTPPFATEGHLKANLKKGASRFTYENFTGRVGGSDLGGTLTFDTGGQRPSLTGTLTSKQLLFSDLAPLVGDGSDQEKAERGDSVKQPADKVLPVEPFKTDRWNAMDADVRFTGTKIVHGERLPIENVDTHLIMKDAVLTLDPLKFGVAGGTVGSNIRLDGSSAPMKGRLNLGARHLKLKELFPTFAPMQTSFGEVNGDASLTATGNSPAALLGSSNGEVKLLINDGAISSSLLEIAGLNVGNYVVNKLFGDDVVKINCMAADLVSTDGVMESKLFAFDTEKALINVNGDIDFKNEKLNLDIVPHTKGFRLFSLRSPLYVHGTFKNPAPGVHAGPLILRGGGAVALAVFAAPVAALAPLAVPESGKADATQCKPLLDDLKNSPPKAPAK, encoded by the coding sequence ATGCGGCGTGGCAGGAAAATTCTGGCGTGGGTCCTGGGAATCATCGTCCTGCTGATCGTGGCGCTGATCCTGTTCATCGCCTTTTTCGACTGGAACCGCCTCAAGCCCACCATCAACGCCAAGGTGTCGGAGGCCATCGGCCGGCCCTTCGCGATCCAGGGCGACATCACCGCGCACTGGGCGCGTGAGCCGGGCCAGGGCGGTTTCGCCGGATGGATTCCCTGGCCGCACTTCACGGCCCGCGACATCGTGGTGACCAACCCGAGCTGGGCGAAGAACAATCGCTTCGCCACCTTGAAGACCATCGACTTCCGCCTCTCGCCGTTCCCGCTCATCGCCCATCGCATCGTCATTCCCGAGATCCGCCTCGGCGAGCCCGCCATCGACCTGGAGCGGGTGAAGAACGGCGACAACACCTGGACCTTCAAACTGCCCGAGAGTACCGGCCCGTCGGAGTGGGCGCTCGAACTCAACGCCATCGCTTTCGACAAGGGCCACATCGACTTTGCCGATGCGCAGAACCAGATCGCGATGGGCATCGACGTGACGCCGCTGGGCAAGGGCATTCCGTTCGACGAGATCATGAAGCAGCAGGAAAAGGACTCGCGCGCGCAGGCCAACAAGACGACCGGCGCCAGCGCGAAAACCATGGCCCGGAGCGATGCCGACGAGAAGGACCGCCAGGACGGCACGAAGAAGAAGCAGGTCTACTACTTCGCCTGGGACGCGAAGGGCACCTACAAGAAGTCCACCGTCTCGGCCAAGGCGCGCACGGGCGGCGTATTCGCCCTTCGCGATGCCGACCGCCCCTTCCCCGTGCAGGCCGACGCACGCTTCGGCGACACGCACATCGCCTTTGTCGGCACGCTCACCGACCCCATGAACCTCGGCGCCCTCGACATCCGCCTGTGGTTCTCGGGCACCAGCATGTCGCATCTCTACGACCTCACCGGGGTCACCTTGCCCGACACGCCGCCCTTCGCCACCGAGGGCCACCTCAAGGCCAACCTGAAGAAGGGTGCCAGCAGGTTCACGTACGAGAACTTCACCGGCCGCGTCGGCGGCAGCGATCTCGGCGGCACGCTCACTTTCGACACGGGCGGCCAGCGGCCTAGCCTCACCGGTACGCTGACCTCGAAGCAACTGCTCTTCAGCGACCTCGCGCCGCTGGTCGGCGACGGTTCCGACCAGGAAAAAGCCGAGCGCGGCGACAGCGTCAAGCAGCCGGCCGACAAGGTGCTGCCCGTGGAGCCGTTCAAGACCGACCGCTGGAACGCGATGGATGCCGACGTGCGCTTCACCGGCACGAAGATCGTGCACGGCGAGCGCCTGCCCATCGAGAACGTCGACACGCACCTGATCATGAAGGACGCCGTGCTTACCCTCGACCCGCTGAAGTTCGGCGTGGCCGGCGGTACCGTGGGCAGCAACATCCGGCTGGACGGTTCGTCCGCACCGATGAAGGGGCGCCTCAACCTCGGCGCCCGCCACCTGAAGCTCAAGGAACTGTTCCCCACCTTCGCGCCGATGCAGACCAGCTTCGGCGAGGTGAACGGTGATGCCTCGCTCACCGCCACCGGCAATTCGCCCGCCGCGCTGCTGGGCAGCTCCAACGGCGAGGTGAAGCTGCTCATCAATGACGGTGCCATCAGCTCGTCGCTGCTGGAGATCGCCGGACTCAACGTGGGCAACTACGTGGTGAACAAGCTGTTCGGCGACGACGTGGTGAAGATCAACTGCATGGCGGCCGACCTGGTGTCCACCGATGGCGTGATGGAGTCCAAGCTGTTCGCCTTCGACACCGAGAAGGCATTGATCAACGTCAACGGCGATATCGATTTCAAGAACGAGAAACTCAATCTCGACATCGTGCCGCATACGAAGGGTTTCCGCCTGTTCTCGCTGCGCTCGCCGCTTTACGTGCATGGCACGTTCAAGAATCCGGCACCCGGCGTGCATGCGGGGCCGCTGATCCTGCGCGGCGGCGGCGCCGTGGCGCTGGCCGTGTTCGCGGCACCGGTGGCCGCGCTGGCCCCGCTGGCGGTGCCGGAGAGCGGCAAGGCGGACGCGACGCAGTGCAAGCCGTTGCTGGATGACCTGAAGAACAGCCCCCCGAAGGCTCCGGCGAAGTGA